From the Primulina tabacum isolate GXHZ01 chromosome 3, ASM2559414v2, whole genome shotgun sequence genome, one window contains:
- the LOC142540939 gene encoding putative GPI-anchored protein At4g28100 — protein MSPHIIIITILFSTFLFATSSLPVLPNPDPATRTLIPVSSSPPATIPAFPEQSDAAGCPLDLPEALFHDIKSACGSISRSGQLHRTRCCPVLAAWLYSAYSRTALSSLAKAKPLQQQSPAYEMPVLPDDSETCVDSLEKALGNRGIELGRPNETCDVVYCYCGIRLHPFSCREAFSVDSRGKLVGGENVKRLERDCVDNGFPGLGGCSKCLSSLYSLNGDKAKGTDKTERTSKMHSRDCELMGLTWLLHKDRFAYIHTVSVVLRALMMNTEDDVNPTFCSLNSDDMPLAVDSSEIGDSQSSSNMLEVRLIPYLLLFSLLHAIVFSSSFRY, from the exons ATGTCTCcacacatcatcatcatcaccatACTCTTCTCCACTTTCCTCTTCGCCACATCTTCCCTACCCGTTTTACCCAACCCGGACCCGGCTACCCGGACCCTGATACCCGTTTCCTCCTCCCCTCCCGCCACCATTCCCGCCTTCCCGGAACAATCTGACGCCGCCGGCTGCCCCTTGGACCTACCGGAGGCCCTCTTCCACGACATCAAATCCGCGTGCGGATCCATATCCCGCTCGGGTCAGCTCCACCGCACGCGGTGCTGTCCCGTCCTAGCCGCCTGGCTCTACTCCGCCTATTCCAGGACCGCATTGAGCTCGCTCGCGAAGGCGAAGCCGCTGCAGCAGCAGTCGCCGGCGTACGAGATGCCGGTGCTGCCGGACGACTCGGAGACCTGCGTGGACTCCCTGGAGAAGGCGTTGGGGAACAGGGGCATAGAACTGGGCAGGCCCAACGAGACCTGCGACGTGGTTTACTGCTACTGCGGCATAAGGCTGCACCCGTTCAGCTGCCGGGAGGCATTCTCCGTGGATTCTCGTGGGAAATTAGTGGGCGGCGAGAATGTGAAGAGATTGGAAAGAGATTGCGTGGATAATGGATTTCCAGGCCTGGGAGGATGCTCAAAGTGCCTCAGCAGCCTTTATTCT CTTAATGGAGATAAGGCTAAAGGAACAGACAAAACTGAGAGGACAAGCAAAATGCATAGCCGGGATTGCGAGCTGATGGGTTTAACTTGGCTTCTCCATAAAGACAGATTTGCATACATACATACGGTGTCGGTCGTTTTGAGGGCTCTCATGATGAACACTGAGGATGATGTGAATCCAACTTTTTGCAGCCTTAACAGTGATGACATGCCACTTGCGGTCGATTCTTCGGAGATCGGTGATAGTCAATCTTCGTCGAATATGCTGGAAGTACGTCTGATTCCCTACCTCCTACTGTTTTCTTTGTTACATGCGATCGTTTTTTCCTCATCCTTTCGatattag